In Salinibacter sp. 10B, the following proteins share a genomic window:
- a CDS encoding SNF2-related protein, with product MSQTFNPGALVRLRDREWIVMPSSDPDVLRIKPLGGHELESTGVYLPLALPNETPEPAEFPMPSAADLADFDSAQLLYDAARLGLRSGAGPFRSFGRLSVRPRPYQVVPLIMALRQEIVRLLIADDVGVGKTIEALLIVREMVDRGLIERFAVVCPAHLCDQWEKEAREKFGFEDVEVIRTDTAARLDRRIQGDESVFRHYPFQIISIDYIKSERRRQLFLAECPEMVVVDEAHTCTLPRGATSHRQQQRHFLVHKIAQKAQQHLLLLTATPHSGIEESFQSLLAFLDSDFEDVVLADAPRQTRERVAKHVVQRRRRDIVEWMEHTDFPDRIAEETQYPLSPGYQELFDDVLRFARGYAGVENGSESHMRYWTALAILRGVISSPASGEMMLRNRAEKVAEDAEVDDDAAADVLFDTDENHADTTPTELTETAEFASIEVKQLQTFADRLSDLRTFDGDWKLRQLRAQLEDLLEAGYQPIVFCRYIPTANYLEERLKPVLEDAYSKIAVEAVTSELNDDQRRDRVEAIGQAPRRVLFATDCLSEGINLQEHFTAVIHYDLPWNPNRIEQREGRVDRYGQAADQVKTVLMVGENPIDGVITRVLLRKTRKIHEETGIALPFPEDSQTITEAITQAVLMNPEAAAKQDQLTLGLEAQTVQNKESEVNEALDRALERETNTRGIFAQNRIQPEEIEPDLKETDRVLGSPQAVERFVRRFAAHEGVQMDPRRNGEEVVGYRLYPNQLPPALRETLPDSDQVDVTFQSPVPDGYTYLGRNHAFVEQACQHVMRNAFDPDAEDAPSRAAVIRTEAVDIKTTLILFRIRNVIRADQQSEEIVAEEVMTWGYRGLIEDREELSEEEARHLLLDLVPSSNLSSNAQRQFLEEEIEDLQFAKDDLESITRSRTQALIDAHERHRRVVGGSSYEGVEPVWPPDVLGVYVLLPE from the coding sequence ATGTCTCAGACATTCAATCCTGGCGCACTCGTTCGACTTCGCGACCGGGAATGGATTGTAATGCCGTCGTCGGATCCGGACGTGCTCCGGATTAAGCCACTCGGGGGACACGAACTGGAAAGCACTGGCGTGTACCTGCCACTGGCTCTTCCTAATGAAACTCCCGAGCCTGCCGAGTTTCCGATGCCCAGCGCTGCTGATCTGGCCGATTTCGACTCGGCTCAGCTACTGTACGACGCTGCGCGGCTCGGCCTTCGTAGTGGAGCAGGTCCGTTCCGGTCATTCGGGCGCCTCTCGGTGCGCCCGCGCCCTTATCAGGTGGTGCCACTTATAATGGCCCTGCGCCAGGAGATCGTTCGTCTGCTCATTGCCGATGACGTGGGTGTAGGTAAGACTATCGAGGCGCTACTGATCGTTCGCGAGATGGTTGATCGCGGCCTGATTGAGCGCTTCGCCGTTGTTTGCCCAGCACACCTGTGTGATCAGTGGGAGAAGGAGGCCCGCGAGAAATTTGGGTTTGAGGACGTGGAGGTGATTCGAACCGACACTGCAGCACGGCTCGACCGACGGATTCAAGGGGACGAGAGCGTTTTTCGTCACTATCCCTTTCAAATTATCTCGATTGACTACATCAAGTCTGAGCGCCGTCGGCAGTTGTTTCTGGCGGAATGCCCCGAGATGGTAGTGGTAGACGAGGCACATACCTGCACGTTGCCTCGCGGCGCCACGTCGCACCGCCAGCAGCAGCGGCACTTCCTCGTGCATAAAATCGCCCAGAAAGCACAGCAGCACTTGCTCTTGCTGACGGCGACACCTCATAGCGGCATCGAGGAGTCGTTTCAGTCGCTACTAGCCTTTTTGGATTCGGACTTCGAAGATGTCGTGCTGGCAGATGCTCCTCGACAGACCCGTGAGCGCGTTGCCAAACATGTAGTACAGCGTCGCAGGCGTGACATTGTCGAATGGATGGAGCATACTGACTTTCCTGATCGCATCGCTGAGGAGACCCAGTACCCCTTGTCGCCCGGTTATCAGGAGCTCTTCGACGATGTGCTTCGCTTCGCCCGAGGATACGCCGGCGTTGAGAACGGGTCTGAGTCCCATATGCGCTACTGGACCGCTCTGGCCATCCTTCGAGGCGTAATTTCCAGCCCCGCTTCAGGAGAAATGATGCTCCGCAACCGGGCTGAGAAGGTGGCTGAGGACGCTGAGGTGGACGATGATGCGGCTGCTGACGTACTTTTCGACACTGATGAGAATCATGCCGACACCACGCCTACCGAGCTTACAGAAACGGCCGAGTTTGCCTCTATAGAGGTCAAGCAGCTCCAAACCTTTGCAGATCGGCTCTCAGATCTGCGTACGTTCGATGGGGACTGGAAACTCCGGCAGCTCCGTGCCCAATTGGAGGATCTCCTGGAGGCGGGCTACCAGCCCATCGTCTTTTGCCGCTATATTCCTACAGCGAACTACCTGGAGGAGCGTCTGAAACCGGTACTGGAGGACGCCTACTCCAAAATCGCAGTGGAGGCGGTCACAAGCGAACTGAACGATGATCAACGTAGAGATCGCGTTGAAGCGATTGGACAGGCCCCTCGGCGCGTTCTATTTGCGACCGATTGCCTGAGTGAGGGGATCAACTTGCAGGAGCACTTCACCGCTGTGATTCACTACGACCTGCCGTGGAACCCGAATCGCATTGAGCAGCGCGAGGGAAGGGTGGATCGGTACGGCCAGGCCGCAGATCAAGTAAAGACTGTGCTGATGGTAGGGGAAAACCCGATCGACGGCGTCATTACCCGCGTTCTCCTCCGCAAAACCCGTAAGATTCACGAGGAAACCGGCATTGCACTTCCATTTCCCGAAGACAGCCAGACCATCACCGAGGCGATAACGCAGGCGGTGCTGATGAATCCTGAGGCGGCAGCCAAACAGGATCAACTCACGCTAGGCCTAGAAGCACAGACAGTTCAAAACAAAGAGTCGGAAGTAAATGAAGCTCTCGATCGAGCACTGGAGCGTGAGACAAACACTCGGGGAATCTTTGCGCAGAATCGGATCCAACCCGAAGAAATCGAACCCGATCTGAAAGAGACGGATCGCGTCTTGGGAAGCCCTCAGGCTGTAGAGCGATTCGTGCGCCGATTCGCTGCACATGAGGGAGTCCAGATGGACCCACGCCGAAATGGGGAGGAAGTCGTTGGCTACCGCCTATATCCGAACCAACTTCCCCCCGCGCTCCGCGAAACCTTGCCTGATAGTGACCAGGTAGATGTCACCTTTCAGTCACCCGTTCCTGACGGCTACACGTACCTTGGCCGCAATCACGCCTTCGTTGAGCAGGCGTGCCAACACGTCATGCGGAATGCCTTTGATCCTGATGCAGAAGACGCCCCTTCCCGAGCTGCCGTGATCCGGACGGAAGCTGTCGACATTAAGACGACGCTCATTCTCTTTCGCATCCGCAATGTCATTCGTGCTGATCAGCAGTCCGAAGAAATTGTGGCCGAGGAGGTGATGACCTGGGGGTACCGCGGGCTTATCGAAGACCGAGAAGAGCTGTCTGAGGAAGAGGCACGTCACCTTCTTCTGGATCTCGTCCCGTCTTCCAATCTAAGCTCGAATGCTCAGCGTCAGTTTTTGGAAGAAGAGATCGAAGATCTTCAGTTCGCAAAAGACGATCTGGAGTCAATCACTCGTTCTCGCACCCAGGCCCTGATCGACGCTCATGAACGGCATCGCAGGGTCGTCGGCGGCTCCAGCTATGAAGGGGTCGAGCCCGTGTGGCCCCCCGATGTGCTAGGGGTATACGTTCTTCTCCCAGAGTAA